Proteins encoded within one genomic window of bacterium:
- a CDS encoding polysaccharide deacetylase family protein, giving the protein MFFNPRLDKPFIWPNGKKGAVTLTFDDARSSQTELGIPILNDYGIKATFFVNQGGLEQELEKWGKAVEAGHEMGNHTQNHPCSGNYGFNRDSYLEDYTLDRMEAELLEANETIKKLLGVTPNSFAYPCGQTFVGRGTNCQSYVQIVAKHFLVGRSAFDESINNPWNMDLAQTMGLDMDMGNFDALKAMVDGVHRSGGWLCLFGHGIGAESASQTLSAGVLKQLCEYMQDPANEIWVDTAAAIGTHIKAQTTAV; this is encoded by the coding sequence ATGTTTTTTAATCCGAGATTAGATAAACCGTTTATTTGGCCGAATGGGAAGAAAGGGGCGGTCACCCTCACTTTCGATGATGCCCGAAGCAGTCAGACCGAACTGGGGATACCCATTCTAAACGACTATGGCATTAAAGCCACGTTTTTCGTCAATCAGGGCGGCCTTGAGCAAGAGTTGGAGAAATGGGGCAAGGCTGTCGAAGCTGGGCATGAGATGGGCAATCACACCCAAAATCATCCCTGCAGCGGCAATTATGGCTTCAATCGCGATAGCTACCTCGAAGATTACACCCTCGATAGGATGGAAGCGGAACTGCTGGAAGCGAATGAAACGATTAAGAAACTTCTAGGCGTAACCCCCAATAGCTTTGCCTATCCATGCGGTCAAACTTTCGTCGGGCGCGGAACTAATTGTCAGAGCTACGTTCAAATTGTTGCCAAGCACTTTTTAGTTGGCCGAAGCGCATTCGATGAGTCGATAAACAACCCCTGGAATATGGATTTAGCCCAAACGATGGGGCTTGATATGGATATGGGTAATTTCGATGCGCTCAAAGCGATGGTTGATGGTGTTCACAGAAGTGGCGGATGGCTATGCCTTTTCGGTCATGGAATCGGCGCCGAATCTGCTAGTCAAACTCTCTCGGCTGGAGTGTTAAAGCAGCTTTGCGAATACATGCAAGACCCCGCAAATGAAATCTGGGTCGATACCGCAGCAGCGATTGGTACGCATATCAAGGCACAAACGACGGCAGTATAA
- a CDS encoding phosphonate C-P lyase system protein PhnG, which produces MRIPSSDIHILKLQLAQFGSMDEGMLWELFGVLAREEIMVIKDPEIGFVPMPIYDPDARDFYLGEALVTRAEVEYKGRKGYGLAIGDSPAKALASAAADAILPGNDIALRDRLSEIFARAWASMACDEVVKTANPQSREYSGAYVV; this is translated from the coding sequence ATGAGAATACCTAGTTCTGACATTCACATTCTTAAGCTTCAGCTTGCTCAGTTTGGCTCAATGGATGAGGGCATGCTTTGGGAGTTGTTCGGAGTGCTTGCCCGAGAAGAAATCATGGTAATCAAAGATCCCGAGATAGGCTTTGTTCCGATGCCGATTTACGACCCGGACGCTCGCGATTTCTATCTAGGCGAAGCGCTCGTGACCAGAGCGGAAGTTGAATATAAAGGACGTAAAGGATACGGGCTGGCAATAGGAGATTCACCTGCGAAAGCGTTAGCAAGTGCCGCCGCCGATGCTATTCTTCCAGGTAACGACATCGCATTAAGAGACCGTTTAAGTGAAATCTTCGCAAGAGCATGGGCAAGTATGGCTTGTGATGAGGTAGTGAAAACAGCAAACCCTCAGTCCCGAGAATATTCGGGAGCTTATGTAGTCTAA